One genomic segment of Kocuria rhizophila DC2201 includes these proteins:
- a CDS encoding glutamyl-tRNA reductase — MVLFCLVASHRTVDLNTVARLSTGALGVAEDAVSRGALAGAITLSTCNRLELYGELPEHASVDVPGAQQQLAERIARRAGLDERFVLETMDAYEGPEVPRHLFTVVSGLESAVVGEREITGQVRRALAGAQQSGTASPHLVQLFEAAARTAREVGASTGLGERGRSIVSVALDLADDITSGDWPERHALVFGTGAYAGATMAALRDRGCADIEVYSGSGRAQQFTDQRGGSPVTDESLPGALRRADVIIGCSGGSAPMPASRFPAGPRTVVDLALARDFDPAVADLPNVELITLESVRVAAPEETRESVAAAREIVERAARDFENARTARSMDQAIVALRKHTMAVLDAELDKVRTHHGCTGAEEQIEMAMRRMVRSLLHTPTVRARQLAAEGRADEYITGLEALYGLEVAVPDVPEETAPSTRQDPSDTPRPRAVG; from the coding sequence GTGGTTCTTTTCTGTCTTGTCGCTTCGCACCGCACCGTTGACCTCAACACCGTCGCACGCTTGAGCACCGGGGCCCTCGGTGTGGCCGAGGACGCCGTGTCCCGCGGTGCGCTCGCCGGAGCCATCACCCTGTCCACGTGCAACCGCCTCGAGCTCTACGGCGAGCTGCCCGAGCACGCCTCCGTGGACGTCCCCGGCGCCCAGCAGCAGCTGGCCGAGCGGATCGCCCGGCGCGCGGGGCTCGACGAGCGCTTCGTCCTCGAGACCATGGACGCCTACGAGGGGCCCGAGGTCCCCCGCCACCTGTTCACCGTTGTCTCCGGGCTGGAGTCGGCCGTGGTGGGGGAGCGCGAGATCACCGGGCAGGTGCGCCGGGCGCTGGCCGGCGCCCAGCAGTCCGGCACCGCCTCCCCGCACCTCGTGCAGCTGTTCGAGGCCGCCGCGCGCACGGCCCGCGAGGTGGGTGCGAGCACCGGGCTCGGCGAGCGCGGACGCTCGATCGTCTCGGTGGCCCTGGACCTCGCCGACGACATCACCTCCGGGGACTGGCCCGAGCGCCACGCCCTCGTGTTCGGCACCGGCGCGTACGCGGGTGCCACCATGGCCGCCCTGCGGGACCGCGGGTGTGCGGACATCGAGGTCTACTCCGGCTCTGGGCGCGCCCAGCAGTTCACGGACCAGCGCGGCGGCTCCCCCGTCACGGACGAGTCCCTGCCGGGGGCACTGCGCCGCGCGGACGTGATCATCGGCTGCTCCGGCGGCTCCGCGCCCATGCCGGCCTCCCGCTTCCCGGCCGGGCCCCGCACCGTGGTGGACCTCGCCCTCGCCCGGGACTTCGACCCCGCCGTCGCGGACCTGCCCAACGTGGAGCTGATTACCCTGGAGTCCGTGCGCGTGGCCGCACCCGAGGAGACCCGCGAGTCGGTGGCCGCCGCCCGGGAGATCGTGGAGCGCGCGGCCCGCGACTTCGAGAACGCCCGCACGGCGCGCAGCATGGACCAGGCCATCGTCGCGCTGCGCAAGCACACCATGGCGGTGCTCGACGCCGAGCTCGACAAGGTGCGCACCCACCACGGCTGCACCGGGGCGGAGGAGCAGATCGAGATGGCCATGCGCCGGATGGTCCGCTCCCTGCTGCACACCCCCACCGTGCGTGCGCGCCAGCTCGCGGCGGAGGGCCGGGCGGACGAGTACATCACCGGGCTCGAGGCGCTGTACGGGTTGGAGGTCGCCGTGCCGGACGTCCCGGAGGAGACCGCCCCCTCCACCCGGCAGGACCCCTCGGACACCCCGCGACCCCGCGCGGTGGGCTGA
- the hemE gene encoding uroporphyrinogen decarboxylase produces MASQNERSDETARPSSPGSAPGTGSRPAGTPSGADAAHPGTTAPDAAAAWERRIAALPENHPLRAGGTSQSPLIRTLRGLPAAHRPVWFMRQAGRSLPEYRAAREGTGMLEACLTPALAAEITLQPVRRHGVDAAIFFSDIVVPMKLAGVGVDIVAGRGPVLEHPVRTAADVAALPELPDSALDPVREAVARTVAELGETPLIGFAGAPFTIAAYAVEGGPSRDHLRPRTMMHADPAAWDALAQWAARTSGAFLRAQVEAGASAVQLFDSWAGSLSLGDYEAHVQRHSAQALGAVADLGVPRIHFGTGTGELLVAMREAGADAVGVDYRIPLDEASRRLGGRTVVQGNIDPALLPAPREVLHEHVRDVLRRGSAAPGHVVNLGHGVPPDTDPRVLSELVTFIHKETR; encoded by the coding sequence ATGGCATCCCAGAACGAGCGCAGCGACGAGACCGCCCGACCCAGCTCTCCCGGGAGCGCTCCCGGAACGGGGTCACGCCCCGCCGGGACCCCCTCGGGCGCGGATGCCGCACATCCCGGCACCACGGCCCCTGATGCGGCCGCGGCGTGGGAGCGGCGGATCGCCGCGCTGCCGGAGAACCACCCCCTGCGGGCCGGTGGCACCTCGCAGTCCCCCCTGATCCGCACGCTGCGCGGCCTGCCCGCCGCGCACCGCCCCGTGTGGTTCATGCGCCAGGCCGGACGCTCCCTGCCCGAGTACCGCGCCGCGCGCGAGGGCACGGGCATGCTGGAGGCCTGCCTGACCCCGGCGCTCGCCGCGGAGATCACCCTGCAGCCGGTGCGCCGCCACGGCGTGGACGCGGCCATCTTCTTCTCCGACATCGTGGTGCCCATGAAGCTCGCGGGCGTGGGCGTGGACATCGTGGCCGGGCGCGGGCCCGTCCTCGAGCACCCCGTGCGCACCGCCGCGGACGTCGCCGCGCTGCCCGAGCTGCCGGACTCCGCACTGGACCCCGTCCGGGAGGCCGTGGCGCGCACCGTGGCCGAGCTCGGCGAGACCCCGCTCATCGGCTTCGCGGGGGCACCGTTCACGATCGCCGCGTACGCCGTGGAGGGCGGGCCCTCCCGCGACCACCTGCGGCCACGCACGATGATGCACGCGGACCCCGCGGCCTGGGACGCCCTCGCGCAGTGGGCCGCACGCACCTCCGGCGCCTTCCTGCGGGCGCAGGTCGAGGCGGGGGCCTCGGCCGTGCAGCTGTTCGACTCCTGGGCGGGCTCACTCTCGCTCGGGGACTACGAGGCGCACGTGCAGCGCCACTCCGCGCAGGCGCTCGGTGCCGTGGCGGACCTCGGGGTGCCCCGCATCCACTTCGGCACGGGCACCGGGGAGCTGCTCGTGGCCATGCGCGAGGCCGGCGCGGACGCCGTGGGCGTGGACTACCGGATCCCGCTGGACGAGGCCTCCCGGAGGCTGGGCGGGCGTACCGTGGTGCAGGGCAACATCGACCCCGCCCTGCTCCCGGCCCCCCGCGAGGTGCTGCACGAGCACGTCCGGGACGTCCTGCGGCGCGGCTCCGCGGCCCCCGGCCACGTGGTCAACCTCGGCCACGGGGTGCCCCCGGACACGGACCCCCGCGTCCTGAGCGAACTGGTGACCTTCATCCACAAGGAGACTCGGTGA
- the hemG gene encoding protoporphyrinogen oxidase, with translation MTTSSGDPRRPSARRPRTALVVGGGVAGLTAARDLASAGLRVTLVEASDHFGGAVGAHEVAGLVLDSGAESFATRSTAVPELMAELGLSGRMVTPHPAGSWIFLPEGAVPAPRSGVLGIPADPTAPELRVPLGRTGVSRARLDRALPGRVGAGERTVGGLVRARMGQRVVDRLVAPFVSGVYSTHPDQLDVDAVAPGLRARMRELGSLGAAAGALREASPAGANVAGIDGGMNLLSERLVRDAERLGVKLVTRYDVIALDRDPRRPGWMVIQRQPTNGDKTAVARGELLVMAADGPTSVRLMGSHMTDAQNYTPRSGPRIALATLVLDCPALDDAPRGTGVLVSDDVRDVRAKALTHSSAKWDWVAREAGEHRHVVRLSYGRMTPKGAGPSPEVTLEDRHLISLALGDASALLGVPIAPEQLVGADVVRWHAALPRTDAGHTARVTGFRRALTEIPDAVAVGAWLSGTGLAAVVTDTRQQVRSLLARHGYDVTGT, from the coding sequence GTGACAACTTCCTCCGGCGATCCGCGGCGGCCCTCCGCCCGCCGCCCCCGCACCGCGCTGGTGGTCGGCGGCGGCGTGGCCGGTCTCACGGCCGCGCGGGACCTCGCCTCCGCCGGTCTGCGGGTCACGCTCGTGGAGGCCTCGGACCACTTCGGCGGTGCCGTGGGCGCCCACGAGGTCGCGGGCCTGGTGCTGGACTCGGGGGCGGAGTCCTTCGCCACGCGCTCCACCGCCGTGCCCGAGCTGATGGCGGAGCTGGGGCTCTCCGGGCGCATGGTCACACCGCACCCCGCGGGCTCCTGGATCTTCCTCCCGGAGGGTGCCGTTCCCGCGCCGCGCTCGGGCGTGCTCGGCATCCCCGCGGATCCCACGGCACCCGAGCTGCGCGTCCCGCTGGGGCGCACCGGGGTCTCCCGGGCCCGTCTGGACCGCGCCCTGCCGGGGCGCGTGGGCGCGGGGGAGCGCACCGTGGGCGGCCTGGTGCGCGCCCGCATGGGCCAGCGCGTGGTGGACCGTCTCGTGGCCCCCTTCGTCTCCGGGGTCTACTCCACCCACCCCGACCAGCTCGACGTCGACGCCGTGGCGCCCGGTCTGCGCGCTCGCATGCGGGAGCTCGGCAGCCTCGGCGCGGCCGCCGGCGCCCTGCGGGAGGCCAGCCCGGCCGGTGCCAACGTGGCCGGGATCGACGGCGGCATGAACCTGCTCAGCGAGCGGCTCGTGCGCGACGCCGAACGGCTGGGGGTCAAGCTCGTCACCCGCTACGACGTGATCGCCCTGGACCGAGATCCGCGCCGCCCGGGGTGGATGGTGATCCAGCGGCAGCCGACCAACGGGGACAAGACCGCGGTGGCGCGCGGCGAGCTGCTCGTGATGGCCGCAGACGGGCCCACGTCCGTGCGCCTGATGGGTTCGCACATGACCGACGCCCAGAACTACACGCCGCGCTCCGGGCCGCGCATCGCGCTCGCCACACTAGTGCTGGACTGCCCGGCGCTCGACGACGCCCCGCGCGGCACGGGGGTGCTCGTGAGCGACGACGTCCGTGACGTCCGCGCCAAGGCCCTGACCCACTCGAGCGCCAAGTGGGACTGGGTGGCCCGCGAGGCCGGGGAGCACCGCCACGTGGTGCGGCTGTCCTACGGGCGGATGACGCCCAAGGGCGCGGGGCCCTCGCCCGAGGTGACCCTGGAGGACCGGCACCTGATCTCCCTCGCCCTCGGGGACGCGAGCGCCCTGCTGGGCGTGCCCATCGCCCCGGAGCAGCTCGTGGGCGCGGACGTGGTCCGCTGGCACGCGGCGCTGCCCCGCACCGACGCCGGGCACACGGCGCGGGTCACGGGGTTCCGCCGGGCTCTCACGGAGATCCCGGACGCTGTGGCCGTGGGGGCGTGGCTCTCCGGCACCGGCCTCGCGGCGGTGGTCACGGACACCCGGCAGCAGGTCAGGTCCCTGCTCGCGCGCCACGGCTACGACGTGACGGGCACCTGA
- the hemQ gene encoding hydrogen peroxide-dependent heme synthase: MSEHENGTAQDAAHEGGDTLYWAAYTVLERTGQRPRDAGSTENRAAFDALVAELAQRDVTVRGMYDVSGMREGADFMLWLTGKEPDALQAAIRELRRQPLLAGTRQSWNAMGVHREAEFTSNHSPAFARGAEAQKWVCVYPFVRSYEWYYMNPQRRGEMLKNHGMKAREYPQVLANTIACFGLNDFEWLLALEAPELVDLVDIMRHFRNTEARLHVREETPFYTGRRITTEEIAEVLD, encoded by the coding sequence ATGAGTGAGCACGAGAACGGCACCGCGCAGGACGCCGCGCACGAGGGCGGCGACACGCTCTACTGGGCGGCCTACACGGTGCTGGAGCGCACGGGGCAGCGACCGCGGGACGCCGGTTCGACGGAGAACCGGGCCGCCTTCGACGCCCTGGTGGCCGAGCTGGCGCAGCGGGACGTGACCGTGCGCGGGATGTACGACGTCTCCGGGATGCGCGAGGGCGCGGACTTCATGCTGTGGCTCACCGGCAAGGAGCCCGACGCGCTGCAGGCCGCGATCCGCGAGCTGCGCCGACAGCCCCTGCTGGCCGGCACCCGGCAGTCCTGGAACGCCATGGGCGTGCACCGGGAGGCGGAGTTCACGTCCAACCACTCGCCCGCGTTCGCGCGCGGTGCCGAGGCCCAGAAGTGGGTGTGCGTCTACCCGTTCGTGCGCTCCTACGAGTGGTACTACATGAACCCGCAGCGCCGCGGGGAGATGCTCAAGAACCACGGCATGAAGGCCCGCGAGTACCCGCAGGTGCTCGCCAACACGATCGCGTGCTTCGGGCTCAACGACTTCGAGTGGCTGCTGGCCCTGGAGGCCCCCGAGCTCGTGGACCTGGTGGACATCATGCGCCACTTCCGCAACACCGAGGCCCGTCTGCACGTGCGCGAGGAGACCCCGTTCTACACGGGCCGCCGGATCACCACCGAGGAGATCGCCGAGGTGCTCGACTGA
- a CDS encoding ferrochelatase, translated as MTDTRETNALSAERANAPHSFDALILSSFGGPEGQEDVIPFLRNVTRGRGIPDERLEEVATHYRANGGVSPINAQNRALRDALEAELRRRGVELPVLLANRNWDPYVADVLRESHERGYRNLLVLATSAYSGYSSCRQYREDYGVGLEETGLQDELHVEKIRQYYDSEGFLRPYATKLRDSLLALRERTDGPLRVLFTTHSVPMTDANAAGPERMDFEGDSAYVAQHLAAARWIVEQVGEPMAGVEWELVYQSRSGPPQVPWLEPDICDVIEGLPAQGVTGVAVVPLGFVSDHMEVLWDLDTEARDAAAEAQLEFERIPTAGTDPEFVAALADLVEQRLGTPSAPPRVSACAQGTWFDTCAPDCCVKVLHGQSEPRPTIAQRPVGEPIPVGLNENGEVIHR; from the coding sequence ATGACTGACACCCGAGAGACCAATGCCCTGAGTGCCGAGCGCGCGAACGCGCCGCACTCCTTCGACGCCCTGATCCTCTCCTCCTTCGGGGGACCGGAGGGCCAGGAGGACGTGATCCCGTTCCTGCGCAACGTCACGCGCGGGCGCGGCATCCCGGACGAGCGGCTCGAGGAGGTGGCCACCCACTACCGTGCCAACGGCGGGGTGAGCCCCATCAACGCCCAGAACCGTGCACTGCGGGACGCGCTCGAGGCCGAGCTGCGGCGCCGTGGTGTGGAGCTGCCCGTGCTGCTGGCCAACCGCAACTGGGACCCGTACGTGGCGGACGTGCTGCGCGAGAGCCACGAGCGCGGCTACCGGAACCTGCTGGTGCTCGCCACGAGCGCGTACTCCGGGTACTCCAGCTGCCGCCAGTACCGCGAGGACTACGGCGTGGGCCTGGAGGAGACCGGGCTGCAGGACGAGCTGCACGTGGAGAAGATCCGGCAGTACTACGACTCCGAGGGCTTCCTGCGCCCCTACGCCACCAAGCTGCGGGACTCGCTGCTCGCCCTGCGCGAGCGCACCGACGGTCCGCTGCGCGTGCTGTTCACCACGCACTCCGTGCCCATGACGGACGCGAACGCCGCGGGCCCCGAGCGCATGGACTTCGAGGGGGACTCCGCCTACGTGGCGCAGCACCTCGCGGCCGCGCGCTGGATCGTGGAGCAGGTGGGCGAGCCCATGGCCGGGGTCGAGTGGGAGCTCGTGTACCAATCCCGCTCCGGGCCCCCGCAGGTGCCGTGGCTCGAGCCGGACATCTGCGACGTCATCGAGGGGCTGCCCGCCCAGGGCGTCACCGGTGTGGCCGTGGTGCCCCTGGGCTTCGTCTCGGACCACATGGAGGTGCTGTGGGACCTGGACACCGAGGCCCGTGACGCCGCCGCCGAGGCGCAGCTGGAGTTCGAGCGGATCCCCACCGCCGGCACGGACCCGGAGTTCGTGGCGGCGCTCGCGGACCTCGTGGAGCAGCGCCTGGGCACACCCTCCGCACCCCCGCGGGTCTCTGCGTGCGCGCAGGGCACGTGGTTCGACACGTGCGCCCCGGACTGCTGCGTCAAGGTGCTGCACGGGCAGAGCGAGCCCCGCCCCACGATCGCCCAGCGCCCCGTCGGGGAGCCCATTCCCGTGGGTCTCAACGAGAACGGCGAGGTGATCCACCGGTGA
- the hemC gene encoding hydroxymethylbilane synthase → MSGAVFTVGTRGSQLAMTQSRWAAEAVSRAGGIDHELVTVRTEGDVLTGPLSQMGGTGVFATALRSQVLDGRVDLAVHSLKDLPTAPVEGLRIVALPEREDPRDALCARDGLTLAELPEGAAVGTGSPRRVAQLRALRPDLRIVDIRGNVGTRLNRVAPADPGDLDAVVLAASGLKRLGLEGRITEYLDPHVMLPAPGQGALALEVSARLDPSGALMRGLEAVDHLPTRLAVTAERAVLAQLEAGCAAPVGTFARVAGDVLELDVVVANPDGSEVMRRSESVPAPSVEEAEAFGRRIADDLLAQGADRLARLSL, encoded by the coding sequence GTGAGCGGAGCCGTGTTCACGGTGGGCACCCGCGGTTCGCAGCTGGCCATGACCCAGAGCCGGTGGGCGGCCGAGGCCGTCTCCCGTGCCGGGGGCATCGACCACGAGCTCGTCACGGTGCGCACCGAGGGGGACGTCCTCACGGGACCGCTGTCCCAGATGGGCGGGACCGGGGTGTTCGCTACCGCCCTGCGGTCGCAGGTGCTGGACGGCCGCGTGGACCTCGCGGTGCACTCGCTCAAGGACCTGCCCACCGCCCCGGTGGAGGGGCTGCGGATCGTGGCCCTGCCCGAGCGCGAGGACCCGCGGGACGCCCTGTGCGCCCGGGACGGCCTCACGCTGGCCGAGCTGCCCGAGGGTGCGGCCGTGGGCACGGGCTCACCCCGCCGCGTGGCCCAGCTGCGCGCCCTGCGCCCGGACCTGCGCATCGTGGACATCCGCGGCAACGTGGGCACCCGCCTGAACCGGGTGGCCCCGGCGGACCCGGGGGACCTGGACGCCGTGGTGCTCGCCGCATCGGGGCTCAAACGGCTGGGCCTGGAGGGCCGGATCACCGAGTACCTCGATCCGCACGTGATGCTGCCCGCCCCGGGGCAGGGGGCGCTCGCGCTCGAGGTCAGTGCGCGGCTGGATCCCTCCGGTGCCCTGATGCGTGGCCTCGAGGCCGTGGACCACCTGCCCACGCGGCTCGCGGTCACCGCTGAGCGGGCCGTGCTCGCCCAGCTCGAGGCCGGCTGCGCCGCGCCCGTGGGCACGTTCGCCCGCGTGGCCGGGGACGTCCTGGAGCTCGACGTGGTCGTCGCCAACCCGGACGGGTCCGAGGTGATGCGCCGCAGCGAGTCCGTGCCCGCGCCCTCCGTCGAGGAGGCCGAGGCCTTCGGGCGCCGGATCGCGGACGACCTGCTCGCCCAGGGTGCCGACCGGTTGGCCCGGCTGAGCCTGTGA
- a CDS encoding uroporphyrinogen-III synthase, which yields MTARRVLVTRDPAAARPLAALLRERGYEPCAARLLEASLPPDPEPLRALLREAVRPTVPTWLCVTSATAVHALAAVADTADWGARLDAARSPGAAPGTAGDSATGPARIEAVATGVVASSPAPGASAPVVATDDAARPAPLRIAAVGAATARALADHGVGVDFVPAGTSSAAGMLAEWPEGLDMRWKASVARRSGGRGVAGADTSSSGLGTRAGTGATGHAGSATGTAGAGSPGDVPRALLPVSALASDTLEDGLRARGYRVCRVRAYDMEPAPAPRPLSTIASEPDDAPELDRAAARAACASGELAAVVVTAPSRAGQLLDVNRPAEGTAWIAIGEPTARALREQGLTPVTAAHPTPEALADAVVHALGTPGTAGRNKFS from the coding sequence GTGACCGCTCGTCGCGTGCTCGTCACCCGCGATCCCGCCGCCGCGCGACCCCTGGCCGCACTGCTGCGGGAGCGCGGGTACGAGCCGTGCGCGGCCCGGCTGCTGGAGGCCTCCCTGCCCCCCGACCCCGAGCCCCTGCGTGCCCTGCTGCGCGAGGCTGTCCGCCCCACCGTTCCCACGTGGCTGTGCGTGACCTCCGCCACCGCGGTCCACGCCCTTGCGGCGGTCGCGGACACCGCCGACTGGGGCGCCCGGCTCGACGCCGCCCGTTCGCCCGGTGCCGCCCCCGGAACTGCCGGGGACTCCGCCACCGGTCCCGCCCGGATCGAGGCAGTGGCAACGGGCGTCGTCGCGTCGTCCCCCGCGCCCGGGGCCAGCGCCCCGGTGGTGGCCACGGACGACGCCGCCCGGCCCGCCCCGCTGCGGATCGCCGCCGTGGGTGCCGCGACCGCCCGGGCCCTCGCCGATCACGGCGTGGGGGTGGACTTCGTGCCCGCCGGGACCTCCAGCGCTGCGGGCATGCTCGCGGAGTGGCCGGAGGGTCTCGACATGCGGTGGAAGGCATCCGTCGCGCGCCGCTCTGGCGGTCGCGGTGTGGCGGGTGCCGACACCTCATCCTCCGGTCTCGGCACGCGCGCGGGCACCGGCGCCACCGGACACGCCGGTTCCGCAACGGGGACCGCGGGTGCCGGGTCGCCGGGCGACGTCCCCCGAGCTCTGCTGCCCGTGTCCGCGCTGGCCTCGGACACCCTCGAGGACGGCCTGCGGGCCAGGGGGTACCGTGTCTGCCGGGTCCGCGCCTACGACATGGAGCCCGCCCCCGCCCCGCGGCCGCTGAGCACGATCGCGTCCGAGCCGGACGACGCTCCGGAACTCGACCGCGCGGCCGCCCGGGCCGCGTGCGCCTCCGGTGAGCTGGCGGCGGTGGTGGTCACGGCGCCGTCGCGGGCCGGGCAGCTGCTGGACGTCAACCGTCCGGCAGAGGGTACCGCGTGGATCGCGATCGGGGAGCCCACTGCCCGCGCCCTGCGTGAGCAGGGACTCACCCCGGTGACCGCGGCACATCCGACTCCCGAGGCGCTCGCCGATGCGGTGGTGCACGCGCTCGGAACCCCCGGCACGGCCGGGCGCAACAAATTCTCATGA
- the hemB gene encoding porphobilinogen synthase — MNDDVSYDLVSRPRRLRSTPAMRRFVAETRVDPSDLILPVFVREGLSEPQPLSSMPGVVQHSMDSLRRAAAEAVELGLGGFMIFGVPETRDAEGSAALDPDGILNRGIRAVREEVGDGVVVMADLCLDEFTDHGHCGVLDARGRVDNDRTLEIYGRMAVAQAEAGAHMLGPSGMMDGQVGVIRAALDAAGHEDVSILAYTAKYSSAFYGPFREAVDSTLTGDRKTYQMDPANRREALLELQTDLAEGADMVMVKPAMSYLDILREIADASPVPVSAYQISGEYAMIEAASANGWIDREAAIRESVLSIKRAGADSILTYYATELAGWLRRENGR; from the coding sequence ATGAACGACGACGTCTCGTACGACCTCGTGTCCCGCCCCCGGCGGCTGCGCAGCACCCCGGCCATGCGCCGGTTCGTGGCCGAGACCCGGGTGGACCCCTCCGACCTGATCCTGCCGGTGTTCGTCAGGGAGGGGCTCAGTGAACCGCAGCCCCTGTCCTCGATGCCCGGTGTGGTGCAGCACAGCATGGACTCCCTCCGGCGCGCCGCCGCGGAGGCTGTGGAACTCGGCCTGGGCGGCTTCATGATCTTCGGCGTGCCCGAGACCCGGGACGCCGAGGGTTCCGCCGCACTGGACCCGGACGGGATCCTGAACCGCGGCATCCGTGCGGTGCGCGAGGAGGTGGGGGACGGCGTCGTCGTGATGGCGGACCTGTGCCTGGACGAGTTCACGGACCACGGCCACTGCGGCGTGCTGGATGCCCGGGGCCGCGTGGACAACGACCGCACGCTGGAGATCTACGGCCGGATGGCCGTGGCCCAGGCGGAGGCCGGGGCGCACATGCTGGGCCCGTCCGGGATGATGGACGGGCAGGTGGGCGTGATCCGCGCGGCCCTGGACGCGGCGGGCCACGAGGACGTCTCGATCCTCGCCTACACCGCCAAGTACTCCTCGGCGTTCTACGGCCCGTTCCGCGAGGCCGTGGACTCCACGCTCACCGGGGACCGCAAGACCTACCAGATGGACCCCGCCAACCGGCGTGAGGCCCTGCTGGAGCTGCAGACGGACCTCGCCGAGGGCGCGGACATGGTCATGGTCAAGCCCGCAATGAGCTACCTGGACATCCTGCGCGAGATCGCGGATGCCTCACCGGTGCCGGTGTCCGCGTACCAGATCTCGGGGGAGTACGCGATGATCGAGGCCGCGTCCGCCAACGGGTGGATCGATCGCGAGGCCGCGATCCGCGAGTCCGTGCTCTCCATCAAGCGCGCCGGCGCCGACTCGATCCTGACCTACTACGCCACAGAGCTCGCCGGGTGGCTCCGCCGCGAGAACGGCCGGTGA
- the hemL gene encoding glutamate-1-semialdehyde 2,1-aminomutase, which translates to MSVSQELFDRARRVMPGGVNSPVRAFNSVGGTPPFIAAAKGPYLTDVDGREYVDLVCSWGPALIGHAHPVVTEAVHEAVERGLGFGATTRGETELAELVVDRVAPLEEIRMVSTGTEATMTALRLARGYTGRDLVVKFAGCYHGHVDSLLSEAGSGLATLALPGSAGVTEATAAQTLVLPYNDVAALEAAFAEHPGRIAAVITEAAPCNMGVVTPQDGFNAAIRRITQADGALMILDEVLTGFRVHEAGYWGLSNAAGESWAPDLFTFGKVIGGGLPTAALGGRREVMEYLAPTGPVYQAGTLSGNPVAMAAGLATLKCADAVAYQTIDRRSEQLRAGLREALDAAGVDYSIQEVGSLFSLAFGTRSTGVHDYADAKGQEAFRYTPFFHAMLDAGVYLPPSVFEAWFLSAAHDDSAMDRILSALPAAARAAAEAQPPQP; encoded by the coding sequence ATGAGTGTTTCGCAAGAACTTTTCGACCGTGCCCGCCGTGTGATGCCCGGTGGCGTGAACTCGCCCGTGCGCGCGTTCAACTCCGTGGGCGGCACCCCGCCGTTCATCGCCGCAGCCAAGGGCCCGTACCTCACGGACGTGGACGGCCGCGAGTACGTGGACCTCGTGTGCTCGTGGGGCCCCGCCCTGATCGGGCACGCGCACCCCGTGGTGACCGAGGCCGTGCACGAGGCCGTCGAGCGCGGTCTGGGCTTCGGCGCGACCACGCGCGGTGAGACCGAGCTCGCCGAGCTCGTGGTGGACCGCGTGGCACCGCTCGAGGAGATCCGCATGGTCTCCACGGGCACCGAGGCCACCATGACGGCGCTGCGCCTGGCCCGTGGGTACACGGGCCGTGACCTCGTGGTGAAGTTCGCCGGCTGCTACCACGGCCACGTGGACTCGTTGCTCTCCGAGGCCGGTTCGGGGCTCGCGACGCTCGCACTGCCGGGCTCCGCAGGTGTCACCGAGGCGACCGCCGCGCAGACCCTCGTGCTGCCGTACAACGACGTCGCCGCGCTCGAGGCCGCGTTCGCCGAGCACCCCGGTCGGATCGCTGCGGTGATCACCGAGGCCGCCCCGTGCAACATGGGCGTGGTCACCCCGCAGGACGGCTTCAACGCCGCGATCCGCCGCATCACGCAGGCGGACGGCGCGCTCATGATCCTGGACGAGGTGCTCACGGGCTTCCGCGTGCACGAGGCCGGGTACTGGGGTCTCAGCAACGCCGCGGGCGAGAGCTGGGCCCCGGACCTGTTCACGTTCGGCAAGGTCATCGGCGGCGGGCTGCCCACCGCGGCCCTCGGTGGCCGCCGCGAGGTCATGGAGTACCTGGCCCCCACCGGTCCCGTGTACCAGGCGGGCACGCTGTCCGGGAACCCGGTGGCGATGGCCGCGGGTCTCGCCACGCTCAAGTGCGCGGACGCGGTGGCCTACCAGACCATCGACCGCCGTTCCGAGCAGCTGCGCGCCGGTCTGCGCGAGGCCCTCGACGCCGCCGGCGTGGACTACTCCATCCAGGAGGTGGGCAGCCTGTTCTCACTCGCGTTCGGCACCCGGTCCACGGGCGTGCACGACTACGCCGACGCCAAGGGCCAGGAGGCCTTCCGGTACACGCCGTTCTTCCACGCGATGCTGGACGCCGGGGTCTACCTGCCGCCCTCGGTGTTCGAGGCGTGGTTCCTCTCCGCGGCGCACGACGACTCCGCCATGGACCGGATCCTCTCCGCGCTGCCGGCCGCGGCGCGGGCCGCCGCGGAGGCGCAGCCCCCGCAGCCCTGA